The following are encoded together in the Plasmodium vinckei vinckei genome assembly, chromosome: PVVCY_12 genome:
- a CDS encoding coatomer subunit epsilon, putative: protein MDTTLQIRDYFYGGFNKFCLDNYDKIQSQEKKELEEYIYQIYMIKNIKNDLILSLNNPNNSNLYLLYLYYKYYYLCDKENVLEEISQLKTTSQNANILKSRILFDNDKIEECFDLLEEGSIELNAAKVFMLLNIWRNDIVYNIMNNYFFKMNEDIPIVKIVLAIFYLYNNNNKESFLIFDDLESLYTPMLNDNSNIIWNGKGVSNLLGHEYNDAKEFLTNALKNSDISYPDAIYNLITCSLYLCELEEADDYLNKLYSSYPPHDSLSVLKNIDYEIDNFVPDF from the exons ATGGATACTACATTACAA ATTAGGGATTATTTCTATGGAggatttaataaattttgtttagataattatgataaaatcCAAAGCCAGGAAAAGAAGGAACTagaagaatatatatatcaaatatatatgataaaaaatattaaaaatgatttaatattaaGTTTAAATAATCCGAACaattcaaatttatatttattatatttgtattataaatattattatttatgtgataaagaaaatgtgTTAGAAGAAATAAGTCAATTAAAAACAACTTCTCAAAAtgctaatatattaaaaagcagaatattatttgataatGATAAGATAGAAGAATGTTTTGATTTACTTGAGGAAGGATCTATAGAATTAAATGCTGCAAAAGTTTTTATGTTACTAAATATATGGAGAAACGAtatagtatataatattatgaataattatttttttaaaatgaatGAAGATATTCCAATAgtaaaaatagttttagctattttctatttatataataataataataaagaaagctttttaatttttgatgATCTAGAATCTTTATATACACCTATGCTTAATgataattcaaatattatatggaaTGGTAAAGGAGTATCAAATTTGTTAGGTCATGAATATAATGACGCAAAAGAATTTTTAACTAatgctttaaaaaattcggATATATCTTACCCTGATGCTATATATAATCTTATTACATgctcattatatttatgtgaATTAGAAGAAGCAGatgattatttaaataaacttTATAGTTCATACCCACCTCATGATAGTTTATCTGTTTTGAAAAACATCGATTATGAAATTGATAATTTTGTTCCcgatttttaa
- a CDS encoding ubiquitin regulatory protein, putative codes for MPNIRSLNDLRKDEKKNREHVSHYTGGQKSGLEVENSDSDDMAQSYYTSKLPENCKRITLYKNGFTIDDGEFRDFEDEENKKFMKNIEAGILPKELQGNDKGIMNVAIKDKSTQIYTKNKSQGEKTLYKGQGVKLGSSSSNLNEEEINKIIASNPTDIKEIKIDDKNPITTIQIRLYNGKKIVQKFNYNHTVEDLFQFVYSHTPIEFSLFFDFPLKKIERNNKTLQEENLLGVIITQKL; via the exons ATGCCTAATATAAG atcACTAAATGACTTACGAAAAGATGAGAAGAAGAACAGAGAGCATGTATCCCATTACACAGGAGGACAAAAAAGTGGATTAGAAGTTGAGAATTCTGATTCGGATGATATGGCTCAAAGCTATTATACATCAAAATTACCCGAGAATTGTAAACGTAtaacattatataaaaatggatttACAATTGATGATGGTGAATTTCGTGATTTCGAggatgaagaaaataaaaaatttatgaaaaatattgaagCAGGTATATTACCAAAAGAATTGCAAGGAAATGATAAAGGTATTATGAATGTTGCTATTAAAGATAAAAGTActcaaatatatacaaaaaataaatcacaaggagaaaaaacattatataaagGTCAAGGAGTTAAGTTAGGGTCAAGCAGttcaaatttaaatgaagaagaaataaataaaataatagcaTCCAATCCTACTGatattaaagaaataaaaattgatgATAAAAACCCTATAACAACAATACAAATCAGATTATATAATGgcaaaaaaattgttcaaaagtttaattataatcatACTGTAGAAGACTTATttcaatttgtttattcCCATACACCAATTGagttttcacttttttttgatttccctcttaaaaaaattgagagaaataataaaacattacAAGAGGAAAACCTTTTGGGAGTTATTATAacacaaaaattatga
- a CDS encoding pepsinogen, putative, whose translation MKSVKIVPVFYLVAFFFHNYNEVKCNKVYTTGDNFMPCSECKDINKCGGCLFEHNESLPSAIELKLTKKNRDNNIHDNLKIHHDSLKLGNVKYYVKRGEGVSGSLGHVGGNDITNMAEIHNEIKNRTEKKEKNKSSLSFMDHSNDNIEDGKESYNFSKIQKHEQDGNKINTQEFEKIKSQIDKDTSSSSDNVEYDNTNRSEPSKGVTIEETSDNVFLVPLQHLRDSQFVGKLLVGTPPQEIHPIFDTGSTNLWVVTTECKEESCKKVHQYNPNKSKTFRRSFVKQNLHIVFGSGSITGTLGKDNFILGNHTIRNQIFGLVKSESSDNLNNTDNVFEYINFEGIVGLGFPGMLTAGSIPFFDNLLKQYKNMTPQFSFYISPNDETSAFIVGGINKSYYEGDIYMLPVVKEYYWEVKLDAIYVGDEKICCEEESYAIFDSGTSYNTMPSIQIDNFFKKVISKPCNEENYNDVLKDYPTIKYVFGKLVIELLPNEYMIVNEDLCVPAYMQIDVPSEKNNAYLLGTIAFMRHYFTIFVRGQEGSPSMVGVAKAKRN comes from the coding sequence ATGAAGAGCGTAAAAATAGTGCCggtattttatttggtggcattttttttccacaattataatgaagtaaaatgtaataaagTATATACTACTGGAGATAATTTTATGCCTTGTTCAGAATGTaaggatataaataaatgtggTGGATGTTTGTTTGAGCACAATGAGTCTTTACCTAGTGCAATAGAATTAAAattgacaaaaaaaaatagggATAACAATATTcatgataatttaaaaattcaccatgattcattaaaattagggaatgtaaaatattatgtaaaaagAGGAGAAGGAGTTTCAGGAAGTTTAGGACATGTTGGAGGAAATGACATAACCAATATGGCTGAAATtcataatgaaataaaaaatagaacagaaaaaaaagaaaaaaataaatcgtCTTTAAGTTTTATGGATCATagtaatgataatatagaaGATGGGAAAGAaagttataatttttcaaaaatccAAAAACATGAACAGgatggaaataaaataaatacacaaGAATTTGAAAAGATAAAAAGTCAAATTGATAAAGATACAAGTTCATCATCTGATAATGTTGAATATGATAATACAAATCGAAGTGAGCCTTCTAAAGGTGTGACTATTGAAGAGACAAGTGATAATGTGTTTTTAGTTCCTTTACAGCATTTAAGAGATAGTCAGTTTGTTGGTAAATTATTAGTAGGTACTCCTCCACAAGAAATACATCCAATCTTCGATACAGGTAGTACAAATTTATGGGTAGTTACAACAGAATGTAAAGAAGAATCATGTAAAAAAGTACATCAATATAATCCAAATAAATCTAAAACATTTAGAAGATCCTTTGTAAAACAGAATTTACATATTGTTTTTGGATCAGGATCTATAACAGGTACATTAGGTAAagacaattttatattaggTAATCATACAATACGTAATCAGATATTTGGATTAGTTAAAAGTGAATCTAgtgataatttaaataatacagATAATGTTTTTgagtatataaattttgaagGTATAGTAGGATTAGGTTTTCCTGGTATGCTAACTGCAGGAagtattccattttttgataatctATTAAagcaatataaaaatatgacacctcaattttctttttatatatcacCTAATGATGAAACATCAGCATTTATAGTTGGTggtataaataaatcatattATGAAggagatatatatatgttgcCTGTTGTTAAAGAATATTATTGGGAAGTGAAATTAGATGCTATATATGTAGgagatgaaaaaatatgttgtGAGGAAGAAAGTTATGCAATATTTGATTCTGGAACTTCTTATAATACAATGCCTAGTATTCAAAtagataatttttttaagaaaGTTATATCAAAACCATGTAATGAAGAAAACTATAATGATGTATTAAAAGATTATCcaacaataaaatatgtttttggAAAATTAGTAATTGAATTATTGCCTAATGAATATATGATTGTAAATGAGGATTTATGTGTTCCAGCTTATATGCAAATAGATGTGCCATCGGAAAAGAACAATGCTTATCTACTTGGTACTATAGCCTTTATGCGACATTActttacaatttttgtaAGAGGACAAGAAGGTAGTCCCTCTATGGTTGGTGTGGCAAAAGCTAAGCGCAATTAA
- a CDS encoding AP-3 complex subunit delta, putative — protein MNNSFIDLIKDIKRDDSLKNVERNYQICINNLKDLEKKKQNDKIFPFNNVIKEKSFILLKLLYLQMFGKKIDKEYNFSVIEILTCNKYILKRRAFLFLNNVNDNEDVIFLLINLYKKELHKENISNTPLGTKTRVLNSLTNISTSIIKDNLTMLANTYNNYGNNGTNSNAGPRNSTATVTSGSNFVAKENGTSHFQFNNNIEKYYKIINTTLILNSISNICTDIMSNNLYNDIFMLLNSSFMYIRKKSIISFYRLVICNLDILHIFFDFIKKNFILLYNNECPSYDTLNNEEPDYVLKNNTSLCCLIINILAEIFCTLEKQQEKKNAHKHVSSNINIGTEINYQTDKKEKKQGSEFIQNNEHTHNDKTQQNSPIYLKKYLSFIPFIYNILNDRLHLIDNWRLIKIIKFINKLTKYENRIYKKFLSIIIHIFFTNKAQSVVYECFEFILFNYKNTYDLEINLEKYISINEKNMNKQENNTKMNQNILNRQEDNEDRYKQIGSLNKSENLNKENGYVQNGTDILLCYCFSHLLKYLYSDDKNIVYISTKLYRSIFAVPDLYNLFVKYNSIQEFSRHIFNNFEHKDITLRNNLLYILYFLINKNNFENIIYNILAYIYKNNDQEYLDEYINVILNYGENNLKDLNNINLYIFILFYILCLKNHGTNIKILDQIRKINSQLSNTHISTNFLSSLFIITYGNFLISTILIRKEIGDSSLSIDTIENNTKHNLSIPLINKKTIKENKLDSYNKEMHEDIPNLSNSTIHNFSDSPRVEKGTLTSVSIYNLNETIENEVDYFFNNHNECLEKYDLFEYIISILKMEDKISYCKDNTSRYTDINNMNIKCFEYLINFISIYIEETYKEIKEFKSDNFLNIFFFSLYLFFIKFSTSSILWNITKIFIFFSQYENYSNLSFLYLSKLEKYIDYLIFKQNDIQTLDRSLILKHILALVNSKQTTDTSIFYNYFDTRIEVENVETSFNYSIPFKYNDSFFLQTNKQNTDQTSNLQTVDKPHKISKPPTTDNELDTLLDKAKKCSTILKENNLLFLAHINNHFKLYYYITHDNILHLYIDCFKESNINNFVLSLSANIIEYKTNTNEGTKFKLVHNQESYFYKFNENYLNEKIQTIDDAQSGDSPNKNIYTNKKVIKIVDNITDSLTMSIKISTQLTYIKLIINYSCNMENYEIPNITLPYFPMAPLVLSVDEFKKIDKKKGKLQNMTHEICLEREKNVREVVFNYFVFLSEHINMFFFNIKNAYLNLKKNNDISDLRIILCTKRVDNQDGLILLINIHHTKIEHAKDGNSKREDELNQNKTHLIPYQIDIQINLLNSLQEEDNLFIDYLNYYLAALFSKKINIDNLIS, from the exons atgaacaaCTCATTCATTGATTTAATTAAAGACATAAAAAGAGATGACAGCTTAAAAAATGTGGAAAGGAATTatcaaatatgtataaataatttaaaggatttagaaaaaaaaaaacaaaatgataaaatatttccatttaaTAATGTAATCAAAGAAAAGTCCTTTAtcttattaaaattattataccTTCAAATGTTtgggaaaaaaatagataaaGAGTATAACTTTTCAGTAATAGAAATATTAACAtgcaataaatatatattaaaaagacgagcttttttatttcttaataatgtaaatgataatgaagatgttatatttttattaattaatttatataaaaaagaattacataaagaaaatatatctaaCACACCATTGGGGACAAAAACAAGAGTTTTAAACTcattaacaaatataagTACATCCATAATTAAAGATAATCTTACTATGCTAGCAAATACTTATAACAATTATGGAAATAACGGAACAAATTCAAATGCAGGACCTCGAAATTCTACAGCTACTGTAACATCAGGTTCAAATTTTGTAGCAAAAGAAAATGGAACATCTCATTttcaatttaataataatatagaaaaatattataaaattattaatactacattaattttaaatagtaTAAGCAATATTTGCACCGACATAATgagtaataatttatataatgatatatttatgttattaaatagttcatttatgtatataagaaaaaaaagtataataaGTTTTTATAGGCTTGTTATTTGTAATCTAgatattttacatatctttttcgattttataaaaaaaaattttattttattatataataatgagtGCCCATCCTATGATactttaaataatgaagaaccagattatgttttaaaaaataatacatccTTATGTTGTCTAATTATTAACATCCTTGCTGAAATTTTTTGTACATTAGAAAAACAacaagagaaaaaaaatgcacacAAACATGTTAGTagtaacataaatataggGACAGAAATAAACTATCAAActgataaaaaagaaaaaaaacaggGCTCAgaatttatacaaaataatgaacaTACACATAATGATAAAACTCAACAAAATAGtcctatatatttaaaaaaatatctttcttttattccgtttatttataatattttaaatgatcGTCTACATTTAATAGACAATTGGagattaataaaaattataaaatttataaataaattaacaaaatatgagaatcgaatatataaaaaatttctttctataattattcacatattttttacaaataaagCACAAAGTGTTGTTTATGAATGTtttgaatttattttgtttaattataaaaatacatatgaTTTGGAAATTAATTtagagaaatatatttcaataaatgaaaaaaatatgaacaagcaagaaaataatacaaaaatgaaCCAAAATATTCTGAACAGACAGGAAGATAATGAAGATCgttataaacaaataggaagcttaaataaaagtgaaaatttgaataaaGAGAATGGATATGTACAAAATGGAActgatatattattatgttattgtttttcacatttattaaaatatttatatagtgatgataaaaatattgtatatatatcgACAAAATTATATCGATCTATATTTGCAGTACCagatttatataatctgtttgtaaaatataattcaatACAAGAATTTTCAagacatatatttaataattttgaacataaagatataacattaagaaataatttattatatattttatattttttaatcaataaaaataattttgaaaatattatttataatatacttgcatatatatataaaaataatgatcaAGAATATTTagatgaatatataaatgtaatattaaattatggagaaaataatttaaaagatttaaataatattaatctatatatttttattttattttatattttatgtctTAAAAATCATGgaacaaatattaaaatattagatCAAATACGTAAAATTAATTCTCAACTATCTAACACACACATATCTACAAACTTTTTAAGTtcactttttattattacttatGGAAATTTTCTAATTAGTACAATATTAATTAGGAAAGAAATAGGGGACAGTAGTTTATCCATTGATACTATcgaaaataatacaaaacaTAATTTGTCTATCcctttaataaataaaaaaacaattaaagaaaacaaattaGATAGctataataaagaaatgcATGAAGATATTCCTAACCTAAGTAATAGCActattcataattttagTGATTCACCAAGAGTTGAAAAGGGAACCCTGACAAGTGTTAGTATTTACAACTTGAATGAGACTATTGAAAATGAAgttgattatttttttaataaccATAATGAATGTttggaaaaatatgatttatttgaatatattataagtatattaaagatggaagataaaataagttATTGCAAAGATAATACAAGCCGATATActgatataaataacatgaatataaaatgttttgaatatttaataaattttataagtatatatatagaagaaacatataaagaaataaaagaatttaaaagtgataactttttaaatatattttttttttctttatatttattttttataaaatttagtACTAGTAGTATATTATGGAATATAaccaaaatttttattttcttttcacaatatgaaaattattctaatctatcttttttatatttatctaagttagagaaatatatagattacttaatatttaaacaaaatgatataCAAACATTGGATAgatcattaattttaaaacatatattggCTCTTGTAAATAGTAAACAAACTACAGACACATCTATCttttacaattattttgatacaAGAATAGAAGTAGAAAATGTAGAAACATCTTTTAATTATTCAATtccatttaaatataatgattctttttttttacaaactAATAAGCAAAACACTGATCAAACATCAAATCTTCAAACTGTTGATAAACCTCATAAAATATCTAAACCGCCAACTACTGACAATGAATTAGATACTTTATTAGATAAAGCTAAAAAATGTAGTACCATTttgaaagaaaataatttattattccttgctcatattaataatcactttaagttatattattatataaccCATGATAACATTTTACATCTTTATATTGATTGTTTTAAAGAAAgtaacataaataattttgttttatcttTATCGGCAAATATAATTGAATATAAAACTAATACTAACGAAGGAACAAAATTTAAGTTGGTACATAATCAAGAaagttatttttacaagttcaatgaaaattatttaaatgaaaaaattcaaaCCATTGATGATGCTCAATCAGGAGATAGTCCCaataagaatatatatacaaataaaaaagttataaaaattgttgaTAATATTACTGACAGTTTAACCATgtcaataaaaatatctaCACAACTAACTTATATTAagttaataattaattattcatGTAATATGGAAAATTACGAAATTCCAAATATCACCCTTCCCTACTTTCCTATGGCCCCGCTTGTTTTGTCTGTGGATGAGTTTAAGAAG attgacaaaaaaaaaggaaaattgCAAAACATGACTCATGAAATATGCTTGGAAAGAGAGAAAAATGTTCGAGAAGttgtatttaattattttgtttttttgtctgaacatataaatatgtttttttttaacataaaaaatgcatatttaaatttgaaaaaaaataatgatatctCGGATCTTCGTATAATTCTATGCACCAAAAGGGTCGACAACCAag ACGGCCTAATTCtactaataaatattcaccATACAAAAATAGAGCATGCCAAAGATGGAAACTCAAAGAGAGAGGATGAGcttaatcaaaataaaactcATCTTATCCCTTACCAAATTgatattcaaataaatttattaaattcattACAAGAAGAAGATAACCTATTTATAGACtacttaaattattatttagctgctttattttcaaaaaaaattaacatcGACAACTTAATTTCATAA